One part of the Symphalangus syndactylus isolate Jambi chromosome 1, NHGRI_mSymSyn1-v2.1_pri, whole genome shotgun sequence genome encodes these proteins:
- the KAT5 gene encoding histone acetyltransferase KAT5 isoform X12, which translates to MAEVGEIIEGCRLPVLRRNQDNEDEWPLAEILSVKDISGRKLFYVHYIDFNKRLDEWVTHERLDLKKIQFPKKEAKTPTKNGLPGSRPGSPEREVPASAQASGKTLPIPVQITLRFNLPKEREAIPGGEPDQPLSSSSCLQPNHRSTKRKVEVVSPATPVPSETAPASVFPQNGAARRAVAAQPGRKRKSNCLGTDEELTTLPVLYLCEFCLKYGRSLKCLQRHLTKCDLRHPPGNEIYRKGTISFFEIDGRKNKSYSQNLCLLAKCFLDHKTLYYDTDPFLFYVMTEYDCKGFHIVGYFSKEKESTEDYNVACILTLPPYQRRGYGKLLIEFSYELSKVEGKTGTPEKPLSDLGLLSYRSYWSQTILEILMGLKSESGERPQITINEISEITSIKKEDVISTLQYLNLINYYKGQYILTLSEDIVDGHERAMLKRLLRIDSKCLHFTPKDWSKRGKW; encoded by the exons atggCGGAGGTG GGGGAGATAATCGAGGGCTGCCGCCTACCCGTGCTGCGGCGGAACCAGGACAACGAAGATGAGTGGC CCCTGGCCGAGATCCTGAGCGTGAAGGACATCAGTGGCCGAAAACTTTTCTACGTCCATTACATTGACT TCAACAAACGTCTGGATGAATGGGTGACGCACGAGCGGCTGGACCTAAAGAAGATCCAGTTCCCCAAGAAAGAGGCCAAGACCCCCACCAAGAACGGACTTCCTGGGTCCCGTCCCGGCTCTCCAGAGAGAGAGGTG CCGGCCTCGGCCCAGGCCAGCGGGAAGACCTTGCCAATCCCGGTCCAGATCACACTCCGCTTCAACCTGCCCAAGGAGCGGGAGGCCATTCCCGGTGGCGAGCCTGACCAGCCGCTCTCCTCCAGCTCCTGCCTGCAGCCCAACCACCGCTCAACG AAACGGAAGGTGGAGGTGGTTTCACCAGCAACTCCAGTGCCCAGCGAGACAGCCCCGGCCTCGGTTTTTccccag AATGGAGCAGCCCGTAGGGCAGTGGCAGCCCAGCCAGGACGGAAGCGAAAATCGAATTGTTTGGGCACTGATGAG GAACTCACCACATTGCCTGTCCTCTACCTGTGCGAGTTCTGCCTCAAGTACGGCCGTAGCCTCAAGTGTCTTCAGCGTCACTTG ACCAAGTGCGACCTACGACATCCTCCAGGCAATGAGATTTACCGCAAGGGCACCATCTCCTTCTTTGAGATTGATGGACGTAAGAACAAG AGTTATTCCCAGAACCTGTGTCTTTTGGCCAAGTGTTTCCTTGACCATAAGACACTATACTATGACACAGACCCTTTCCTCTTCTACGTCATGACGGAGTATGACTGTAAGGGCTTCCACATCGTGGGCTACTTCTCAAAG GAGAAAGAATCAACAGAAGACTACAATGTGGCCTGCATCCTAACCCTGCCTCCCTACCAGCGCCGGGGCTACGGCAAGCTGCTGATCGAGTTCA GCTATGAACTCTCCAAAGTGGAAGGGAAAACAGGGACCCCTGAGAAGCCCCTCTCAGACCTTGGCCTCCTATCCTATCGAAGCTACTGGTCCCAGACCATCCTGGAGATCCTGATGGGGCTGAAGTCggagagtggggagaggccaCAGATCACCATCAA TGAGATTAGTGAAATCACCAGCATCAAGAAGGAGGATGTCATCTCCACTCTGCAGTACCTCAATCTCATCAACTACTACAAG GGCCAGTATATCCTCACACTGTCAGAGGACATCGTGGATGGCCATGAGCGGGCCATGCTCAAGCGGCTCCTGCGGATTGACTCCAAGTGTCTGCACTTCACTCCCAAGGACTGGAGCAAGAGGGGGAAGTGGTGA
- the KAT5 gene encoding histone acetyltransferase KAT5 isoform X7 — MAEVGEIIEGCRLPVLRRNQDNEDEWPLAEILSVKDISGRKLFYVHYIDFNKRLDEWVTHERLDLKKIQFPKKEAKTPTKNGLPGSRPGSPEREVKRKVEVVSPATPVPSETAPASVFPQNGAARRAVAAQPGRKRKSNCLGTDEDSQDSSDGIPSAPRMTGSLVSDRSHDDIVTRMKNIECIELGRHRLKPWYFSPYPQELTTLPVLYLCEFCLKYGRSLKCLQRHLTKCDLRHPPGNEIYRKGTISFFEIDGRKNKSYSQNLCLLAKCFLDHKTLYYDTDPFLFYVMTEYDCKGFHIVGYFSKEKESTEDYNVACILTLPPYQRRGYGKLLIEFSYELSKVEGKTGTPEKPLSDLGLLSYRSYWSQTILEILMGLKSESGERPQITINEISEITSIKKEDVISTLQYLNLINYYKVGRQAGETGVWDAECRPLWADHLLNPSPLPRASISSHCQRTSWMAMSGPCSSGSCGLTPSVCTSLPRTGARGGSGDQALPTAVPRWQQDWG; from the exons atggCGGAGGTG GGGGAGATAATCGAGGGCTGCCGCCTACCCGTGCTGCGGCGGAACCAGGACAACGAAGATGAGTGGC CCCTGGCCGAGATCCTGAGCGTGAAGGACATCAGTGGCCGAAAACTTTTCTACGTCCATTACATTGACT TCAACAAACGTCTGGATGAATGGGTGACGCACGAGCGGCTGGACCTAAAGAAGATCCAGTTCCCCAAGAAAGAGGCCAAGACCCCCACCAAGAACGGACTTCCTGGGTCCCGTCCCGGCTCTCCAGAGAGAGAGGTG AAACGGAAGGTGGAGGTGGTTTCACCAGCAACTCCAGTGCCCAGCGAGACAGCCCCGGCCTCGGTTTTTccccag AATGGAGCAGCCCGTAGGGCAGTGGCAGCCCAGCCAGGACGGAAGCGAAAATCGAATTGTTTGGGCACTGATGAG GACTCCCAGGACAGCTCAGATGGAATACCGTCAGCACCACGCATGACTGGCAGCCTGGTGTCTGACCGAAGCCACGACGACATCGTCACCCGGATGAAGAACATTGAGTGCATTGAGCTCGGCCGGCACCGCCTTAAGCCGTGGTACTTCTCCCCGTACCCACAGGAACTCACCACATTGCCTGTCCTCTACCTGTGCGAGTTCTGCCTCAAGTACGGCCGTAGCCTCAAGTGTCTTCAGCGTCACTTG ACCAAGTGCGACCTACGACATCCTCCAGGCAATGAGATTTACCGCAAGGGCACCATCTCCTTCTTTGAGATTGATGGACGTAAGAACAAG AGTTATTCCCAGAACCTGTGTCTTTTGGCCAAGTGTTTCCTTGACCATAAGACACTATACTATGACACAGACCCTTTCCTCTTCTACGTCATGACGGAGTATGACTGTAAGGGCTTCCACATCGTGGGCTACTTCTCAAAG GAGAAAGAATCAACAGAAGACTACAATGTGGCCTGCATCCTAACCCTGCCTCCCTACCAGCGCCGGGGCTACGGCAAGCTGCTGATCGAGTTCA GCTATGAACTCTCCAAAGTGGAAGGGAAAACAGGGACCCCTGAGAAGCCCCTCTCAGACCTTGGCCTCCTATCCTATCGAAGCTACTGGTCCCAGACCATCCTGGAGATCCTGATGGGGCTGAAGTCggagagtggggagaggccaCAGATCACCATCAA TGAGATTAGTGAAATCACCAGCATCAAGAAGGAGGATGTCATCTCCACTCTGCAGTACCTCAATCTCATCAACTACTACAAGgtagggaggcaggcaggggagaCAGGTGTGTGGGATGCAGAGTGCAGGCCCCTGTGGGCTGACCACCTGCTGAACCCATCTCCTCTGCCCAGGGCCAGTATATCCTCACACTGTCAGAGGACATCGTGGATGGCCATGAGCGGGCCATGCTCAAGCGGCTCCTGCGGATTGACTCCAAGTGTCTGCACTTCACTCCCAAGGACTGGAGCAAGAGGGGGAAGTGGTGACCAGGCACTGCCCACTGCAGTACCAAGATGGCAGCAGGACTGGGGCTGA
- the KAT5 gene encoding histone acetyltransferase KAT5 isoform X13, producing MAEVVSPVPGAGRREPGEVGRARGPPVADPGAALSPQGEIIEGCRLPVLRRNQDNEDEWPLAEILSVKDISGRKLFYVHYIDFNKRLDEWVTHERLDLKKIQFPKKEAKTPTKNGLPGSRPGSPEREVKRKVEVVSPATPVPSETAPASVFPQNGAARRAVAAQPGRKRKSNCLGTDEELTTLPVLYLCEFCLKYGRSLKCLQRHLTKCDLRHPPGNEIYRKGTISFFEIDGRKNKSYSQNLCLLAKCFLDHKTLYYDTDPFLFYVMTEYDCKGFHIVGYFSKEKESTEDYNVACILTLPPYQRRGYGKLLIEFSYELSKVEGKTGTPEKPLSDLGLLSYRSYWSQTILEILMGLKSESGERPQITINEISEITSIKKEDVISTLQYLNLINYYKGQYILTLSEDIVDGHERAMLKRLLRIDSKCLHFTPKDWSKRGKW from the exons atggCGGAGGTGGTGAGTCCGGTGCCCGGGGCGGGGCGGAGGGAGCCAGGGGAGGTGGGTAGAGCCCGAGGCCCCCCAGTAGCCGACCCTGGCGCCGCGCTGTCTCCCCAGGGGGAGATAATCGAGGGCTGCCGCCTACCCGTGCTGCGGCGGAACCAGGACAACGAAGATGAGTGGC CCCTGGCCGAGATCCTGAGCGTGAAGGACATCAGTGGCCGAAAACTTTTCTACGTCCATTACATTGACT TCAACAAACGTCTGGATGAATGGGTGACGCACGAGCGGCTGGACCTAAAGAAGATCCAGTTCCCCAAGAAAGAGGCCAAGACCCCCACCAAGAACGGACTTCCTGGGTCCCGTCCCGGCTCTCCAGAGAGAGAGGTG AAACGGAAGGTGGAGGTGGTTTCACCAGCAACTCCAGTGCCCAGCGAGACAGCCCCGGCCTCGGTTTTTccccag AATGGAGCAGCCCGTAGGGCAGTGGCAGCCCAGCCAGGACGGAAGCGAAAATCGAATTGTTTGGGCACTGATGAG GAACTCACCACATTGCCTGTCCTCTACCTGTGCGAGTTCTGCCTCAAGTACGGCCGTAGCCTCAAGTGTCTTCAGCGTCACTTG ACCAAGTGCGACCTACGACATCCTCCAGGCAATGAGATTTACCGCAAGGGCACCATCTCCTTCTTTGAGATTGATGGACGTAAGAACAAG AGTTATTCCCAGAACCTGTGTCTTTTGGCCAAGTGTTTCCTTGACCATAAGACACTATACTATGACACAGACCCTTTCCTCTTCTACGTCATGACGGAGTATGACTGTAAGGGCTTCCACATCGTGGGCTACTTCTCAAAG GAGAAAGAATCAACAGAAGACTACAATGTGGCCTGCATCCTAACCCTGCCTCCCTACCAGCGCCGGGGCTACGGCAAGCTGCTGATCGAGTTCA GCTATGAACTCTCCAAAGTGGAAGGGAAAACAGGGACCCCTGAGAAGCCCCTCTCAGACCTTGGCCTCCTATCCTATCGAAGCTACTGGTCCCAGACCATCCTGGAGATCCTGATGGGGCTGAAGTCggagagtggggagaggccaCAGATCACCATCAA TGAGATTAGTGAAATCACCAGCATCAAGAAGGAGGATGTCATCTCCACTCTGCAGTACCTCAATCTCATCAACTACTACAAG GGCCAGTATATCCTCACACTGTCAGAGGACATCGTGGATGGCCATGAGCGGGCCATGCTCAAGCGGCTCCTGCGGATTGACTCCAAGTGTCTGCACTTCACTCCCAAGGACTGGAGCAAGAGGGGGAAGTGGTGA
- the KAT5 gene encoding histone acetyltransferase KAT5 isoform X3 has protein sequence MAEVVSPVPGAGRREPGEVGRARGPPVADPGAALSPQGEIIEGCRLPVLRRNQDNEDEWPLAEILSVKDISGRKLFYVHYIDFNKRLDEWVTHERLDLKKIQFPKKEAKTPTKNGLPGSRPGSPEREVPASAQASGKTLPIPVQITLRFNLPKEREAIPGGEPDQPLSSSSCLQPNHRSTKRKVEVVSPATPVPSETAPASVFPQNGAARRAVAAQPGRKRKSNCLGTDEDSQDSSDGIPSAPRMTGSLVSDRSHDDIVTRMKNIECIELGRHRLKPWYFSPYPQELTTLPVLYLCEFCLKYGRSLKCLQRHLTKCDLRHPPGNEIYRKGTISFFEIDGRKNKSYSQNLCLLAKCFLDHKTLYYDTDPFLFYVMTEYDCKGFHIVGYFSKEKESTEDYNVACILTLPPYQRRGYGKLLIEFSYELSKVEGKTGTPEKPLSDLGLLSYRSYWSQTILEILMGLKSESGERPQITINEISEITSIKKEDVISTLQYLNLINYYKGQYILTLSEDIVDGHERAMLKRLLRIDSKCLHFTPKDWSKRGKW, from the exons atggCGGAGGTGGTGAGTCCGGTGCCCGGGGCGGGGCGGAGGGAGCCAGGGGAGGTGGGTAGAGCCCGAGGCCCCCCAGTAGCCGACCCTGGCGCCGCGCTGTCTCCCCAGGGGGAGATAATCGAGGGCTGCCGCCTACCCGTGCTGCGGCGGAACCAGGACAACGAAGATGAGTGGC CCCTGGCCGAGATCCTGAGCGTGAAGGACATCAGTGGCCGAAAACTTTTCTACGTCCATTACATTGACT TCAACAAACGTCTGGATGAATGGGTGACGCACGAGCGGCTGGACCTAAAGAAGATCCAGTTCCCCAAGAAAGAGGCCAAGACCCCCACCAAGAACGGACTTCCTGGGTCCCGTCCCGGCTCTCCAGAGAGAGAGGTG CCGGCCTCGGCCCAGGCCAGCGGGAAGACCTTGCCAATCCCGGTCCAGATCACACTCCGCTTCAACCTGCCCAAGGAGCGGGAGGCCATTCCCGGTGGCGAGCCTGACCAGCCGCTCTCCTCCAGCTCCTGCCTGCAGCCCAACCACCGCTCAACG AAACGGAAGGTGGAGGTGGTTTCACCAGCAACTCCAGTGCCCAGCGAGACAGCCCCGGCCTCGGTTTTTccccag AATGGAGCAGCCCGTAGGGCAGTGGCAGCCCAGCCAGGACGGAAGCGAAAATCGAATTGTTTGGGCACTGATGAG GACTCCCAGGACAGCTCAGATGGAATACCGTCAGCACCACGCATGACTGGCAGCCTGGTGTCTGACCGAAGCCACGACGACATCGTCACCCGGATGAAGAACATTGAGTGCATTGAGCTCGGCCGGCACCGCCTTAAGCCGTGGTACTTCTCCCCGTACCCACAGGAACTCACCACATTGCCTGTCCTCTACCTGTGCGAGTTCTGCCTCAAGTACGGCCGTAGCCTCAAGTGTCTTCAGCGTCACTTG ACCAAGTGCGACCTACGACATCCTCCAGGCAATGAGATTTACCGCAAGGGCACCATCTCCTTCTTTGAGATTGATGGACGTAAGAACAAG AGTTATTCCCAGAACCTGTGTCTTTTGGCCAAGTGTTTCCTTGACCATAAGACACTATACTATGACACAGACCCTTTCCTCTTCTACGTCATGACGGAGTATGACTGTAAGGGCTTCCACATCGTGGGCTACTTCTCAAAG GAGAAAGAATCAACAGAAGACTACAATGTGGCCTGCATCCTAACCCTGCCTCCCTACCAGCGCCGGGGCTACGGCAAGCTGCTGATCGAGTTCA GCTATGAACTCTCCAAAGTGGAAGGGAAAACAGGGACCCCTGAGAAGCCCCTCTCAGACCTTGGCCTCCTATCCTATCGAAGCTACTGGTCCCAGACCATCCTGGAGATCCTGATGGGGCTGAAGTCggagagtggggagaggccaCAGATCACCATCAA TGAGATTAGTGAAATCACCAGCATCAAGAAGGAGGATGTCATCTCCACTCTGCAGTACCTCAATCTCATCAACTACTACAAG GGCCAGTATATCCTCACACTGTCAGAGGACATCGTGGATGGCCATGAGCGGGCCATGCTCAAGCGGCTCCTGCGGATTGACTCCAAGTGTCTGCACTTCACTCCCAAGGACTGGAGCAAGAGGGGGAAGTGGTGA
- the KAT5 gene encoding histone acetyltransferase KAT5 isoform X4, which translates to MAEVVSPVPGAGRREPGEVGRARGPPVADPGAALSPQGEIIEGCRLPVLRRNQDNEDEWPLAEILSVKDISGRKLFYVHYIDFNKRLDEWVTHERLDLKKIQFPKKEAKTPTKNGLPGSRPGSPEREVKRKVEVVSPATPVPSETAPASVFPQNGAARRAVAAQPGRKRKSNCLGTDEDSQDSSDGIPSAPRMTGSLVSDRSHDDIVTRMKNIECIELGRHRLKPWYFSPYPQELTTLPVLYLCEFCLKYGRSLKCLQRHLTKCDLRHPPGNEIYRKGTISFFEIDGRKNKSYSQNLCLLAKCFLDHKTLYYDTDPFLFYVMTEYDCKGFHIVGYFSKEKESTEDYNVACILTLPPYQRRGYGKLLIEFSYELSKVEGKTGTPEKPLSDLGLLSYRSYWSQTILEILMGLKSESGERPQITINEISEITSIKKEDVISTLQYLNLINYYKVGRQAGETGVWDAECRPLWADHLLNPSPLPRASISSHCQRTSWMAMSGPCSSGSCGLTPSVCTSLPRTGARGGSGDQALPTAVPRWQQDWG; encoded by the exons atggCGGAGGTGGTGAGTCCGGTGCCCGGGGCGGGGCGGAGGGAGCCAGGGGAGGTGGGTAGAGCCCGAGGCCCCCCAGTAGCCGACCCTGGCGCCGCGCTGTCTCCCCAGGGGGAGATAATCGAGGGCTGCCGCCTACCCGTGCTGCGGCGGAACCAGGACAACGAAGATGAGTGGC CCCTGGCCGAGATCCTGAGCGTGAAGGACATCAGTGGCCGAAAACTTTTCTACGTCCATTACATTGACT TCAACAAACGTCTGGATGAATGGGTGACGCACGAGCGGCTGGACCTAAAGAAGATCCAGTTCCCCAAGAAAGAGGCCAAGACCCCCACCAAGAACGGACTTCCTGGGTCCCGTCCCGGCTCTCCAGAGAGAGAGGTG AAACGGAAGGTGGAGGTGGTTTCACCAGCAACTCCAGTGCCCAGCGAGACAGCCCCGGCCTCGGTTTTTccccag AATGGAGCAGCCCGTAGGGCAGTGGCAGCCCAGCCAGGACGGAAGCGAAAATCGAATTGTTTGGGCACTGATGAG GACTCCCAGGACAGCTCAGATGGAATACCGTCAGCACCACGCATGACTGGCAGCCTGGTGTCTGACCGAAGCCACGACGACATCGTCACCCGGATGAAGAACATTGAGTGCATTGAGCTCGGCCGGCACCGCCTTAAGCCGTGGTACTTCTCCCCGTACCCACAGGAACTCACCACATTGCCTGTCCTCTACCTGTGCGAGTTCTGCCTCAAGTACGGCCGTAGCCTCAAGTGTCTTCAGCGTCACTTG ACCAAGTGCGACCTACGACATCCTCCAGGCAATGAGATTTACCGCAAGGGCACCATCTCCTTCTTTGAGATTGATGGACGTAAGAACAAG AGTTATTCCCAGAACCTGTGTCTTTTGGCCAAGTGTTTCCTTGACCATAAGACACTATACTATGACACAGACCCTTTCCTCTTCTACGTCATGACGGAGTATGACTGTAAGGGCTTCCACATCGTGGGCTACTTCTCAAAG GAGAAAGAATCAACAGAAGACTACAATGTGGCCTGCATCCTAACCCTGCCTCCCTACCAGCGCCGGGGCTACGGCAAGCTGCTGATCGAGTTCA GCTATGAACTCTCCAAAGTGGAAGGGAAAACAGGGACCCCTGAGAAGCCCCTCTCAGACCTTGGCCTCCTATCCTATCGAAGCTACTGGTCCCAGACCATCCTGGAGATCCTGATGGGGCTGAAGTCggagagtggggagaggccaCAGATCACCATCAA TGAGATTAGTGAAATCACCAGCATCAAGAAGGAGGATGTCATCTCCACTCTGCAGTACCTCAATCTCATCAACTACTACAAGgtagggaggcaggcaggggagaCAGGTGTGTGGGATGCAGAGTGCAGGCCCCTGTGGGCTGACCACCTGCTGAACCCATCTCCTCTGCCCAGGGCCAGTATATCCTCACACTGTCAGAGGACATCGTGGATGGCCATGAGCGGGCCATGCTCAAGCGGCTCCTGCGGATTGACTCCAAGTGTCTGCACTTCACTCCCAAGGACTGGAGCAAGAGGGGGAAGTGGTGACCAGGCACTGCCCACTGCAGTACCAAGATGGCAGCAGGACTGGGGCTGA
- the KAT5 gene encoding histone acetyltransferase KAT5 isoform X11 has protein sequence MAEVGEIIEGCRLPVLRRNQDNEDEWPLAEILSVKDISGRKLFYVHYIDFNKRLDEWVTHERLDLKKIQFPKKEAKTPTKNGLPGSRPGSPEREVKRKVEVVSPATPVPSETAPASVFPQNGAARRAVAAQPGRKRKSNCLGTDEDSQDSSDGIPSAPRMTGSLVSDRSHDDIVTRMKNIECIELGRHRLKPWYFSPYPQELTTLPVLYLCEFCLKYGRSLKCLQRHLTKCDLRHPPGNEIYRKGTISFFEIDGRKNKSYSQNLCLLAKCFLDHKTLYYDTDPFLFYVMTEYDCKGFHIVGYFSKEKESTEDYNVACILTLPPYQRRGYGKLLIEFSYELSKVEGKTGTPEKPLSDLGLLSYRSYWSQTILEILMGLKSESGERPQITINEISEITSIKKEDVISTLQYLNLINYYKGQYILTLSEDIVDGHERAMLKRLLRIDSKCLHFTPKDWSKRGKW, from the exons atggCGGAGGTG GGGGAGATAATCGAGGGCTGCCGCCTACCCGTGCTGCGGCGGAACCAGGACAACGAAGATGAGTGGC CCCTGGCCGAGATCCTGAGCGTGAAGGACATCAGTGGCCGAAAACTTTTCTACGTCCATTACATTGACT TCAACAAACGTCTGGATGAATGGGTGACGCACGAGCGGCTGGACCTAAAGAAGATCCAGTTCCCCAAGAAAGAGGCCAAGACCCCCACCAAGAACGGACTTCCTGGGTCCCGTCCCGGCTCTCCAGAGAGAGAGGTG AAACGGAAGGTGGAGGTGGTTTCACCAGCAACTCCAGTGCCCAGCGAGACAGCCCCGGCCTCGGTTTTTccccag AATGGAGCAGCCCGTAGGGCAGTGGCAGCCCAGCCAGGACGGAAGCGAAAATCGAATTGTTTGGGCACTGATGAG GACTCCCAGGACAGCTCAGATGGAATACCGTCAGCACCACGCATGACTGGCAGCCTGGTGTCTGACCGAAGCCACGACGACATCGTCACCCGGATGAAGAACATTGAGTGCATTGAGCTCGGCCGGCACCGCCTTAAGCCGTGGTACTTCTCCCCGTACCCACAGGAACTCACCACATTGCCTGTCCTCTACCTGTGCGAGTTCTGCCTCAAGTACGGCCGTAGCCTCAAGTGTCTTCAGCGTCACTTG ACCAAGTGCGACCTACGACATCCTCCAGGCAATGAGATTTACCGCAAGGGCACCATCTCCTTCTTTGAGATTGATGGACGTAAGAACAAG AGTTATTCCCAGAACCTGTGTCTTTTGGCCAAGTGTTTCCTTGACCATAAGACACTATACTATGACACAGACCCTTTCCTCTTCTACGTCATGACGGAGTATGACTGTAAGGGCTTCCACATCGTGGGCTACTTCTCAAAG GAGAAAGAATCAACAGAAGACTACAATGTGGCCTGCATCCTAACCCTGCCTCCCTACCAGCGCCGGGGCTACGGCAAGCTGCTGATCGAGTTCA GCTATGAACTCTCCAAAGTGGAAGGGAAAACAGGGACCCCTGAGAAGCCCCTCTCAGACCTTGGCCTCCTATCCTATCGAAGCTACTGGTCCCAGACCATCCTGGAGATCCTGATGGGGCTGAAGTCggagagtggggagaggccaCAGATCACCATCAA TGAGATTAGTGAAATCACCAGCATCAAGAAGGAGGATGTCATCTCCACTCTGCAGTACCTCAATCTCATCAACTACTACAAG GGCCAGTATATCCTCACACTGTCAGAGGACATCGTGGATGGCCATGAGCGGGCCATGCTCAAGCGGCTCCTGCGGATTGACTCCAAGTGTCTGCACTTCACTCCCAAGGACTGGAGCAAGAGGGGGAAGTGGTGA
- the KAT5 gene encoding histone acetyltransferase KAT5 isoform X6, protein MAEVGEIIEGCRLPVLRRNQDNEDEWPLAEILSVKDISGRKLFYVHYIDFNKRLDEWVTHERLDLKKIQFPKKEAKTPTKNGLPGSRPGSPEREVPASAQASGKTLPIPVQITLRFNLPKEREAIPGGEPDQPLSSSSCLQPNHRSTKRKVEVVSPATPVPSETAPASVFPQNGAARRAVAAQPGRKRKSNCLGTDEDSQDSSDGIPSAPRMTGSLVSDRSHDDIVTRMKNIECIELGRHRLKPWYFSPYPQELTTLPVLYLCEFCLKYGRSLKCLQRHLTKCDLRHPPGNEIYRKGTISFFEIDGRKNKSYSQNLCLLAKCFLDHKTLYYDTDPFLFYVMTEYDCKGFHIVGYFSKEKESTEDYNVACILTLPPYQRRGYGKLLIEFSYELSKVEGKTGTPEKPLSDLGLLSYRSYWSQTILEILMGLKSESGERPQITINEISEITSIKKEDVISTLQYLNLINYYKGQYILTLSEDIVDGHERAMLKRLLRIDSKCLHFTPKDWSKRGKW, encoded by the exons atggCGGAGGTG GGGGAGATAATCGAGGGCTGCCGCCTACCCGTGCTGCGGCGGAACCAGGACAACGAAGATGAGTGGC CCCTGGCCGAGATCCTGAGCGTGAAGGACATCAGTGGCCGAAAACTTTTCTACGTCCATTACATTGACT TCAACAAACGTCTGGATGAATGGGTGACGCACGAGCGGCTGGACCTAAAGAAGATCCAGTTCCCCAAGAAAGAGGCCAAGACCCCCACCAAGAACGGACTTCCTGGGTCCCGTCCCGGCTCTCCAGAGAGAGAGGTG CCGGCCTCGGCCCAGGCCAGCGGGAAGACCTTGCCAATCCCGGTCCAGATCACACTCCGCTTCAACCTGCCCAAGGAGCGGGAGGCCATTCCCGGTGGCGAGCCTGACCAGCCGCTCTCCTCCAGCTCCTGCCTGCAGCCCAACCACCGCTCAACG AAACGGAAGGTGGAGGTGGTTTCACCAGCAACTCCAGTGCCCAGCGAGACAGCCCCGGCCTCGGTTTTTccccag AATGGAGCAGCCCGTAGGGCAGTGGCAGCCCAGCCAGGACGGAAGCGAAAATCGAATTGTTTGGGCACTGATGAG GACTCCCAGGACAGCTCAGATGGAATACCGTCAGCACCACGCATGACTGGCAGCCTGGTGTCTGACCGAAGCCACGACGACATCGTCACCCGGATGAAGAACATTGAGTGCATTGAGCTCGGCCGGCACCGCCTTAAGCCGTGGTACTTCTCCCCGTACCCACAGGAACTCACCACATTGCCTGTCCTCTACCTGTGCGAGTTCTGCCTCAAGTACGGCCGTAGCCTCAAGTGTCTTCAGCGTCACTTG ACCAAGTGCGACCTACGACATCCTCCAGGCAATGAGATTTACCGCAAGGGCACCATCTCCTTCTTTGAGATTGATGGACGTAAGAACAAG AGTTATTCCCAGAACCTGTGTCTTTTGGCCAAGTGTTTCCTTGACCATAAGACACTATACTATGACACAGACCCTTTCCTCTTCTACGTCATGACGGAGTATGACTGTAAGGGCTTCCACATCGTGGGCTACTTCTCAAAG GAGAAAGAATCAACAGAAGACTACAATGTGGCCTGCATCCTAACCCTGCCTCCCTACCAGCGCCGGGGCTACGGCAAGCTGCTGATCGAGTTCA GCTATGAACTCTCCAAAGTGGAAGGGAAAACAGGGACCCCTGAGAAGCCCCTCTCAGACCTTGGCCTCCTATCCTATCGAAGCTACTGGTCCCAGACCATCCTGGAGATCCTGATGGGGCTGAAGTCggagagtggggagaggccaCAGATCACCATCAA TGAGATTAGTGAAATCACCAGCATCAAGAAGGAGGATGTCATCTCCACTCTGCAGTACCTCAATCTCATCAACTACTACAAG GGCCAGTATATCCTCACACTGTCAGAGGACATCGTGGATGGCCATGAGCGGGCCATGCTCAAGCGGCTCCTGCGGATTGACTCCAAGTGTCTGCACTTCACTCCCAAGGACTGGAGCAAGAGGGGGAAGTGGTGA